The Brasilonema sennae CENA114 genome includes a region encoding these proteins:
- the murQ gene encoding N-acetylmuramic acid 6-phosphate etherase codes for MTTNLQGRGHLLTEQVNPDSLNLDQLSSVELVELFNREDAKAVAAVGAAKVQLAQAIERTAECLRNGGRLFYIGAGTSGRLGVLDAAECPPTFCTPPEMVQGIIAGGAGALVRSSEDLEDSAEDGEAAIAQRQITQLDVVVGITAGGTTPFVHGAMSAARQRGATTIFIACVPVEQVECEADIDIRLLTGPEILAGSTRLKAGTVTKLALNTLSTGVMVKLGKVYGNRMVDVAVTNQKLRDRAMRILQDLTGLSREAAGFLLERSGKWVKLALLMHWTGLEKEEGLQLLSQYQGNLRAAVASYKNNEQT; via the coding sequence ATGACGACGAATTTACAGGGGCGCGGTCATCTTTTGACAGAGCAGGTTAATCCTGACAGTCTTAATTTAGACCAACTAAGTTCTGTTGAACTGGTAGAGTTATTCAATCGCGAAGATGCAAAGGCAGTGGCAGCAGTAGGTGCAGCTAAAGTTCAGTTGGCTCAAGCGATTGAACGTACTGCCGAATGTTTGCGCAACGGGGGACGCCTTTTTTACATCGGAGCGGGGACAAGTGGTCGGTTAGGAGTGTTAGACGCTGCAGAGTGTCCACCTACTTTTTGTACACCCCCAGAGATGGTACAGGGAATTATTGCGGGTGGTGCGGGTGCACTAGTCCGTAGTTCGGAAGATTTGGAAGACAGCGCTGAAGATGGTGAGGCGGCGATCGCCCAACGACAAATCACCCAACTTGATGTAGTGGTTGGGATTACAGCCGGTGGAACAACACCTTTTGTTCATGGCGCGATGAGTGCTGCTCGTCAGCGAGGAGCAACTACTATATTTATAGCCTGCGTCCCTGTTGAACAAGTGGAGTGTGAGGCTGATATTGATATTCGCTTGTTGACTGGACCAGAGATTCTTGCAGGTTCAACTCGTCTCAAAGCGGGTACAGTCACTAAACTTGCTTTAAATACCCTGTCTACAGGTGTGATGGTGAAGTTGGGTAAAGTTTATGGCAATCGCATGGTGGATGTGGCGGTAACGAATCAAAAGTTACGCGATCGCGCTATGCGTATTTTACAAGACCTCACAGGTTTAAGTCGAGAAGCCGCTGGTTTTTTATTGGAACGCAGTGGTAAGTGGGTAAAGTTGGCGCTATTGATGCATTGGACTGGTTTGGAAAAAGAGGAGGGCTTACAACTCTTGTCACAATACCAAGGTAATCTCAGGGCGGCTGTTGCTAGTTATAAAAACAACGAGCAAACCTGA
- a CDS encoding alpha-amylase family glycosyl hydrolase yields the protein MAKPIEFNLFAPYNEAASLIGSFSDWKPISMKKREDGYFRTTVELEDGDYKYKFRVQSKSWFFEQDQWVDVTDPYATDIDEMSGNDDSVVHIKDGERVVDTYVWQHDDKHLPANEELVIYELHVGDFSGGEDDPHARGKYKHVVEKLDYLSELGINAVELMPVKEYPGDYSWGYNPRHFFAPESSYGPTSGLKNLVDECHARGIRVIMDGIYNHSESSAPLTQIDHDYWYHHEPRDPDNNWGPEFNYEHYDENLETYPARKFIGDTVRYWVSEYHLDGIRYDAARQIANYDFMHWITEEARDTASMKPFYNIAEHIPETTSITNADGPMDGCWHDSFYHCIKDHICGNTFDLERLKDAIDAKRQGFMGATNVVNYLTNHDHDRLMVELGNNNIFDEEAFRRLKLGAAILLTAMGIPMLWMGQEFGEYKPNTQESSKIEWGLLGNDLNRNLFEYYKGLIHLRKSNHALYTENVDFIHENPEDKVLAYSRWNDEGSRVVVVANFSENFLGGYQVSNFSNNGKWHEWTGNYDVEASDNSITIDIGPYEAKVFVWQ from the coding sequence ATGGCAAAGCCAATTGAATTTAATTTATTTGCACCTTACAACGAAGCAGCTTCTTTAATTGGTTCTTTTTCTGATTGGAAACCAATTTCAATGAAAAAACGTGAGGATGGTTATTTTCGCACAACCGTTGAATTAGAAGATGGTGATTATAAATATAAATTTCGTGTGCAGTCAAAGTCTTGGTTTTTTGAACAAGACCAATGGGTAGATGTCACAGACCCCTATGCAACTGATATTGATGAAATGAGTGGGAATGATGACAGTGTTGTACATATAAAAGATGGGGAACGTGTTGTAGATACTTACGTTTGGCAACACGACGATAAACATCTGCCCGCAAACGAGGAATTAGTTATTTATGAATTGCACGTTGGTGACTTTTCTGGAGGAGAAGATGATCCACATGCACGAGGAAAGTACAAGCACGTCGTTGAGAAGTTAGATTACCTCAGTGAACTGGGAATTAATGCGGTTGAGTTAATGCCAGTTAAAGAATATCCAGGAGATTATAGTTGGGGTTACAATCCACGCCACTTCTTTGCCCCAGAATCAAGTTACGGTCCGACATCGGGATTAAAAAATCTTGTTGATGAGTGCCATGCAAGAGGAATTCGTGTGATTATGGATGGTATTTATAACCATTCAGAATCATCAGCTCCATTAACACAAATTGACCACGATTATTGGTATCATCATGAGCCTCGCGATCCCGATAATAACTGGGGACCAGAATTTAATTACGAACACTATGATGAAAATTTAGAGACTTATCCTGCTCGCAAATTTATTGGCGATACAGTTCGTTATTGGGTTAGTGAGTATCACCTTGATGGAATTCGCTACGATGCAGCACGGCAAATTGCTAACTATGATTTCATGCACTGGATAACCGAAGAAGCCAGAGATACTGCCAGCATGAAGCCTTTTTATAACATTGCCGAACATATTCCAGAAACGACCAGTATCACCAACGCTGATGGACCAATGGATGGCTGCTGGCATGATAGTTTCTATCATTGTATTAAGGATCATATCTGTGGTAACACCTTTGATTTAGAACGCCTCAAAGATGCGATCGACGCAAAGCGTCAAGGCTTCATGGGTGCTACAAATGTTGTGAATTACCTCACCAACCATGATCATGATCGCTTAATGGTGGAATTGGGTAACAACAATATCTTTGATGAAGAAGCTTTTAGGCGGTTGAAGTTGGGAGCTGCTATCCTTTTAACAGCAATGGGTATACCCATGCTTTGGATGGGTCAGGAGTTTGGCGAGTACAAGCCGAATACACAAGAATCATCTAAAATTGAATGGGGATTGCTAGGTAATGATTTGAATCGTAACTTGTTTGAATACTACAAAGGCTTAATACACCTGCGTAAAAGCAATCATGCTCTCTACACAGAAAATGTTGATTTCATTCACGAAAATCCAGAAGATAAAGTATTAGCTTATAGCCGTTGGAACGATGAAGGTTCTCGTGTTGTGGTTGTGGCGAATTTCTCAGAAAACTTCTTAGGTGGGTATCAAGTTTCTAACTTCTCCAACAATGGCAAATGGCACGAGTGGACAGGCAATTATGATGTAGAAGCTAGCGACAATAGCATTACGATTGATATTGGACCATACGAAGCTAAGGTGTTTGTTTGGCAGTAA
- a CDS encoding translocation/assembly module TamB domain-containing protein, which produces MTKAFNPDDHSQSLHFYKKYQWLLILNRSGIALGGILFIGILGSTWRLWNLIHKELVPLAQSNLTTTLNRPVELGQVKQLSLTGVKFGASAIPATSIDPDKVTVEGVEVGFDPLQLLFKRKLNLDVTLVNPDVYIKQDQQGRWLTTKIIPSPQKGPIKTNLDKLRFRNAKLILVPQERKVEELGVQQTRENNSEKGKEALPPSLSPSLRLPSPAGGAAQTVTLPPSSVAFSQINGTAELLENYKLIKFDLGGESNNGGNVSIQGDLRPKTQEINLESLRGQNLLATEISRIVKLPIQFQAGRVEGDLKILNIQLKQKQQNPLIFGNATLQGVQLQVPRMPQPFTNSQGHLRFEKTEMQLENVSAGYGKIPLVSSGTIDRKAGYNLVARVNSVNVADARETLKVKLPVPTIGEVKANLQLVGPTTNPILSGTVATIKTAKIDKVDFNTVSTQFEFSPVASVITFKNIQGKAAVGGEITGAGKVQFVNKIPQINFNVTAKNVPGDAIASVYDAKPAFQIGTVSGTAQMIGSDNKVQTTVQWQAPQATYPGSGETIIAPDKSVSFRNVDLNVAGGKVQIAGNWANQRWEAIADTSQLQVQRFVNPSQVQNVSVDDARFNGRLILSGTSAPFKVATIRTTDNTKVQLAGGTVAISNIQFGEESFSAQLIANGVQLGRLLKQAPPSLQGPLAGKFQVSGNTNAFNLKTLHATGEGRLLVAGGAITASKIQVAEGLYKAQLNANDVDLKQLAQSPSQFQGKLTGQFNVAGSVESFKPEAVTATGQARVNFGSNTVSASNIELANGRYQMQLQANNVPLQRLTQVSPQLNGNLSGQFNVAGLINSSQPQAIKATGQARLNVANGTVTASSIQVADGRYQAVVDASGVELKRLSQQLRGQFGGKLQVAGTVGAFKISNVRASGQVQFSQGLGGIEQPLTAAVGWDGQKLNIERATSPDLNANGYILAKSSGERIAEITEFNLNVQAQNLNLQKLPIPLSKSVGLTGKADFGGRINGTLPAPNIQGELRLRDLVVNQLPFESVLTGNIQSGQGQGLNLDVTGKRDRITVNTDANNRPNSFLVRWQDSLASGQSQGDNLAVKVDNFPLAILNLTPPANSHLGKGTIAGVLTGDFQVNQKTFATQGDVAIEKPQVGRIKGDRLNAQFSYGDGQATITNGEFVKGLSRYAMAGTFTQTPKGPQIKGKLNVTQGEVQDILSALQIYEFQDVQRGLSEPNYGKAADLSSIQSVGLANNQPLLTQLNRFAEIESQFAQHKQQRRDASRIPDLEDLKGTFNGEVSIDTAAANGLDVSFNLNGQNFVWGRGDKLEQLYKADQVIAQGRFENGVLRFLPLRIESGNRLIALTGNIGGSEQSGQLRVINFPVQVLNNFVKMPVGITGNLNGTAALAGSIQNPQARGELQIAQGTLNQKAVDSAIASFNYANGRLDFGSHVVVSGSEPVKIAGSIPYQLPFATVKPDKDNISLEMKVQNEGLAVLNLLTNQVAFEKGEGEINLMVRGTRQQPIIDGLATVNNATFSSQSLPGKLTDITGKVQFDLDRIIVQNLRGKYNNQGSVEAQGEIPVANQGTKINNPLNVTLNQLALNIKELYKGDVSGNLLLTGSALNPMVGGQLQLDNGQVSLAESKNPTTPENSNDTNVSPLKAAKQETPKESPKVSNTTTKFQDLKLNLGKNVEITRPPILSFRATGSLTVNGSFGEPIPEGTIRLKGGSVNLFTTRFNLVNGYKHKAIFRANQPRDPNLDIQLFAKVLDVLQNTDFNKPNITGLAALENIRVEARVQGPASKLDQSVELTSSPARTETEIVALLGGGYVNNQEGSNNDATLGLINIAGSAVLNNLQEPLNQIGTALGLSELRLFPTILSDSVQTGRTSSSLELAAEAGVDLNRRISISSLKILTTNDPFQWGVNYRLNNSLRLRATTNFLDDNRAVVEYHKRF; this is translated from the coding sequence ATGACCAAAGCTTTTAATCCAGATGATCACTCCCAATCCCTCCATTTTTATAAAAAGTATCAATGGCTGCTGATTTTAAATCGTAGTGGCATTGCCTTGGGCGGAATTTTGTTTATTGGAATTCTCGGCAGTACTTGGCGACTGTGGAATTTGATTCATAAAGAATTAGTGCCACTGGCGCAAAGCAATCTTACCACTACACTGAACCGTCCAGTAGAACTGGGACAGGTCAAGCAACTATCGCTTACAGGAGTGAAATTTGGAGCTTCAGCCATCCCAGCAACATCTATAGATCCAGATAAAGTTACAGTCGAGGGTGTGGAGGTAGGTTTTGATCCATTACAGTTGTTGTTTAAGCGAAAGCTCAACCTAGACGTCACCTTAGTCAACCCAGATGTTTACATTAAACAAGATCAACAAGGGCGCTGGCTAACCACAAAAATAATCCCCTCACCTCAAAAAGGACCGATTAAAACAAATTTAGACAAACTGCGATTTCGCAATGCCAAGCTGATCTTGGTACCGCAGGAGAGGAAAGTAGAGGAACTTGGGGTACAACAAACCAGAGAAAACAACAGTGAGAAAGGTAAAGAAGCTCTCCCTCCTTCCCTCTCTCCCAGCCTACGGCTCCCTAGCCCCGCAGGAGGTGCTGCGCAAACGGTAACACTCCCTCCCTCCTCCGTAGCATTCTCACAAATCAACGGAACTGCAGAGCTATTAGAAAACTACAAACTAATAAAATTTGATTTGGGTGGAGAATCAAATAATGGTGGTAACGTTTCCATACAGGGAGACCTTCGTCCAAAGACACAAGAAATTAATTTAGAGTCCCTGCGTGGGCAAAACTTGCTTGCTACTGAGATTTCTCGCATCGTTAAGTTACCCATACAATTTCAAGCAGGTCGAGTTGAGGGTGATCTGAAAATTCTCAACATTCAACTCAAACAAAAACAGCAAAACCCGCTCATTTTCGGTAATGCTACTTTGCAAGGGGTTCAACTTCAAGTTCCCCGAATGCCACAACCATTTACGAATTCTCAAGGTCACCTGCGGTTTGAAAAAACCGAAATGCAGTTAGAGAATGTCTCTGCGGGTTATGGCAAAATCCCCTTGGTAAGTAGCGGTACCATTGACCGAAAAGCAGGCTACAACCTGGTTGCACGTGTGAATTCGGTGAATGTAGCAGATGCCCGCGAAACTCTCAAGGTAAAATTGCCAGTACCGACAATTGGGGAAGTTAAGGCAAACTTACAGCTTGTTGGACCAACTACCAATCCAATTCTCTCTGGCACAGTCGCTACCATCAAAACAGCAAAAATTGATAAAGTCGATTTTAATACTGTCAGCACACAGTTTGAGTTTTCTCCTGTTGCTTCTGTCATAACTTTTAAAAATATTCAGGGTAAAGCCGCAGTCGGTGGTGAAATCACAGGCGCTGGTAAAGTTCAATTTGTTAACAAAATTCCTCAAATCAACTTTAACGTCACAGCAAAGAACGTTCCGGGAGATGCGATAGCCTCTGTTTATGACGCAAAACCTGCATTTCAAATTGGTACTGTCTCAGGTACAGCCCAGATGATTGGCAGTGATAACAAGGTTCAGACAACAGTACAATGGCAAGCACCCCAAGCAACCTACCCCGGAAGCGGAGAAACTATCATCGCCCCAGACAAATCTGTTTCTTTCCGGAATGTTGATCTTAATGTTGCTGGTGGTAAAGTGCAAATTGCTGGCAATTGGGCTAATCAGCGTTGGGAGGCGATCGCCGATACCTCACAACTACAAGTGCAGCGTTTTGTCAACCCCAGCCAAGTACAAAACGTCTCTGTTGATGACGCACGGTTCAACGGTCGTCTGATCTTATCAGGAACCTCAGCCCCATTCAAAGTTGCCACGATTCGCACCACAGATAACACAAAAGTTCAACTTGCAGGTGGCACAGTTGCCATTTCTAACATTCAATTTGGTGAGGAAAGCTTTTCTGCTCAATTAATTGCAAATGGTGTACAGTTGGGACGCTTACTAAAACAAGCGCCTCCAAGTTTACAAGGACCATTAGCGGGTAAGTTCCAAGTTTCAGGAAACACAAACGCTTTCAACCTCAAAACATTGCATGCGACGGGCGAAGGACGGCTATTAGTTGCGGGTGGCGCAATTACAGCTTCTAAAATCCAAGTGGCAGAGGGTTTGTACAAAGCACAACTTAACGCTAATGACGTTGATTTGAAACAGTTAGCACAATCACCATCACAATTTCAGGGAAAATTAACCGGACAGTTCAACGTTGCTGGTTCAGTTGAATCTTTCAAACCAGAAGCTGTGACAGCGACAGGACAAGCACGTGTGAATTTTGGAAGTAACACAGTCAGCGCCTCTAACATTGAACTTGCTAACGGTCGTTATCAAATGCAACTTCAAGCAAATAACGTACCATTGCAGCGTTTGACACAAGTATCACCGCAGTTGAACGGTAATTTAAGTGGTCAATTCAATGTTGCTGGTCTCATTAATTCGTCTCAGCCACAAGCGATAAAAGCGACAGGTCAGGCGCGACTAAATGTCGCAAATGGCACTGTGACTGCTTCCAGTATTCAAGTGGCAGATGGTCGCTATCAGGCTGTGGTTGATGCTTCTGGTGTGGAATTAAAACGGTTGTCGCAGCAGCTGCGGGGGCAGTTCGGTGGTAAGCTGCAAGTCGCAGGCACCGTGGGAGCTTTCAAGATATCTAACGTGCGTGCCTCTGGTCAGGTACAGTTTTCTCAAGGTCTTGGTGGTATTGAGCAACCACTCACAGCAGCTGTTGGTTGGGATGGACAAAAGCTGAACATTGAGCGAGCCACTTCCCCGGATTTGAATGCTAATGGTTACATTTTAGCCAAATCTAGTGGGGAACGTATAGCAGAAATTACTGAATTCAATTTGAACGTTCAGGCACAAAATTTGAATCTGCAAAAGTTGCCAATACCCTTATCCAAGAGTGTAGGCTTAACCGGTAAAGCCGATTTTGGTGGGAGAATCAACGGCACACTACCAGCACCAAATATACAAGGAGAACTCAGGTTACGCGACTTGGTGGTGAATCAATTGCCTTTTGAGTCGGTTTTAACTGGGAATATTCAGTCGGGACAGGGACAGGGTTTAAATTTAGATGTCACAGGTAAACGCGATCGCATTACTGTGAACACAGATGCAAACAATCGCCCCAACTCTTTCTTAGTGCGGTGGCAAGATTCATTAGCCAGCGGTCAAAGTCAAGGGGATAATTTGGCAGTGAAAGTAGACAATTTCCCCTTAGCGATATTAAATCTTACCCCGCCTGCTAACAGTCATCTTGGTAAAGGTACAATTGCAGGAGTTTTGACTGGGGATTTTCAAGTTAATCAAAAGACATTCGCGACACAGGGGGATGTTGCTATTGAGAAGCCTCAAGTTGGTAGGATAAAAGGCGATCGCCTGAATGCACAGTTCAGTTATGGTGATGGTCAAGCTACCATCACAAATGGTGAATTTGTCAAAGGTCTTAGTCGTTACGCCATGGCTGGGACTTTCACCCAAACTCCCAAAGGTCCGCAAATCAAAGGTAAACTTAACGTGACTCAGGGTGAGGTGCAAGATATCTTGAGTGCGCTACAGATATACGAATTCCAAGATGTCCAACGCGGTTTGTCTGAACCAAACTATGGCAAAGCAGCGGATTTGAGTTCTATTCAGTCAGTCGGGCTTGCAAATAATCAGCCTTTGTTAACCCAACTTAACCGCTTTGCTGAAATTGAATCCCAGTTCGCACAACACAAACAACAGCGTCGCGATGCTTCTCGCATACCAGATTTAGAAGATTTAAAAGGAACTTTCAATGGTGAAGTCTCCATAGATACTGCTGCTGCGAACGGACTGGATGTCAGCTTTAATTTAAACGGTCAAAACTTTGTTTGGGGCCGGGGAGATAAACTAGAGCAGTTGTATAAAGCAGACCAAGTGATTGCTCAAGGCAGATTTGAAAACGGTGTTCTCAGATTTTTACCTTTGCGAATTGAGTCTGGGAACCGGCTGATCGCCTTAACAGGTAACATTGGCGGTAGTGAACAATCTGGTCAATTGCGAGTGATCAACTTCCCCGTACAAGTGCTGAATAATTTTGTCAAAATGCCAGTTGGTATAACTGGTAATCTTAACGGCACAGCAGCGTTAGCAGGGAGCATTCAAAATCCACAGGCAAGGGGAGAATTGCAAATCGCACAAGGGACTCTGAATCAAAAGGCAGTAGACTCAGCAATTGCGAGTTTCAACTATGCCAATGGTCGCTTGGACTTTGGCAGTCACGTTGTGGTTTCTGGTTCAGAACCTGTTAAGATTGCCGGTAGTATACCATATCAGTTACCTTTTGCTACCGTAAAACCAGACAAGGATAATATTAGTCTGGAGATGAAAGTGCAAAATGAAGGATTGGCAGTGTTAAACCTGTTAACCAACCAGGTAGCCTTTGAAAAAGGTGAGGGAGAAATAAACCTGATGGTACGGGGTACAAGGCAACAGCCGATCATAGATGGACTTGCCACTGTTAATAATGCTACCTTTTCATCTCAATCGTTACCAGGAAAGTTGACAGATATTACAGGAAAAGTGCAGTTTGATTTAGACCGCATCATCGTGCAAAATCTTCGAGGTAAGTATAATAACCAAGGTAGTGTTGAGGCACAAGGGGAAATTCCTGTCGCCAACCAAGGAACAAAAATAAATAATCCTCTCAATGTGACCCTTAATCAATTAGCTTTGAATATTAAGGAACTTTACAAGGGAGATGTCAGTGGTAACTTGCTCTTGACTGGTTCTGCGCTTAACCCAATGGTTGGTGGTCAATTGCAGTTAGATAATGGTCAGGTATCACTTGCAGAATCTAAAAATCCAACTACCCCTGAAAATAGCAATGATACGAATGTCTCACCTTTAAAGGCGGCAAAGCAAGAAACTCCTAAAGAGAGTCCGAAAGTTAGCAATACAACCACTAAGTTTCAGGATTTAAAGTTAAACTTAGGCAAAAACGTAGAAATTACCCGTCCACCTATTCTTAGTTTCCGTGCAACTGGTTCCCTAACCGTCAACGGTTCATTTGGCGAACCAATACCAGAAGGAACTATTCGGCTAAAGGGAGGAAGCGTCAATTTATTTACGACTCGATTTAACCTTGTTAATGGGTATAAGCATAAAGCTATTTTTCGGGCAAATCAACCTCGTGACCCCAACTTAGACATCCAACTATTTGCCAAAGTACTCGACGTTCTTCAAAATACTGACTTCAATAAACCAAATATTACAGGGTTGGCAGCTTTAGAAAATATTCGTGTCGAAGCTAGGGTACAAGGCCCTGCAAGTAAACTCGATCAAAGTGTAGAATTGACAAGCAGTCCTGCACGCACCGAAACAGAAATTGTTGCCCTGCTTGGGGGTGGATATGTAAATAATCAAGAAGGGAGCAACAACGATGCTACTTTGGGACTTATTAATATAGCAGGATCGGCTGTACTGAACAATCTTCAAGAACCTCTAAATCAAATTGGTACTGCACTGGGTTTAAGTGAACTGCGTTTATTCCCAACTATTCTTTCTGATAGTGTACAAACAGGTAGGACGAGTTCAAGTTTGGAGTTGGCAGCGGAGGCTGGGGTAGACTTGAATCGTAGGATCTCTATTTCTAGCCTCAAGATTTTGACAACAAACGATCCTTTCCAATGGGGTGTTAATTATCGACTGAATAATTCCCTTCGTCTGCGTGCAACTACCAATTTCTTAGATGATAATCGGGCAGTTGTTGAGTATCACAAGAGGTTTTAG
- a CDS encoding DUF3110 domain-containing protein — protein sequence MITPMRVFVLLFNARTENEGIHTIQVGDRNKVLMFESEDDATRFALMLEAQDFLSPTVEAIDSEEVKEFCQGADYDWEIVPNDSALAIPPEVNVDETDWKLESQENVAEETLPRSQESQEKPEISDSELDSIRRKLEGLL from the coding sequence ATGATTACACCCATGCGTGTTTTTGTACTACTGTTTAATGCTCGGACAGAAAATGAGGGAATCCACACAATTCAGGTGGGCGATCGCAATAAAGTTCTGATGTTCGAGTCAGAAGACGACGCGACACGCTTTGCCCTCATGCTGGAAGCTCAAGATTTCCTCTCACCAACTGTAGAGGCGATTGATTCAGAGGAAGTGAAAGAATTTTGTCAAGGTGCGGATTACGATTGGGAAATTGTCCCAAATGACAGTGCTTTGGCAATTCCCCCAGAAGTCAACGTTGATGAAACAGACTGGAAACTAGAGTCCCAGGAGAATGTTGCTGAGGAAACTCTGCCTCGCAGCCAGGAGTCGCAGGAAAAACCGGAAATTTCTGATTCGGAACTAGACAGCATTCGCCGGAAACTGGAAGGATTACTGTAG